Proteins co-encoded in one Paenibacillus sp. genomic window:
- a CDS encoding sulfatase-like hydrolase/transferase has protein sequence MLITDQQKADTIEDESLCSMPHLAKLRQNGAHFKRAYTSNAICSPARASLMTGLYPSRHGMVDCTHTVEPYRADYKEGLPMWSQQLAEQGYVGGYFGKWHVERSEQPMNFGFGRFVANGSAQYRQYREELGYRGKVFLDKKMVRHEGYKDRIFYGVLDEPQEASEPYFLYDQGIRFVKEMAEAERPWFTVISTLEPHDPFVVSKDYYALYEGKEIQLPENYRDDLSGKPGLYRRLRLVWNDVSDEDVRKATACYYASCSLIDDQIGRIVETLKETGQLENTYIVFTSDHGELLGAHGLFLKGVPAYEEVYRIPLVIAGPDVKPAVYDDVFVSIVDLAPTLCEWTGSAPLPGIDGHSLVPMLRGEPIERESFPWNEAYSEFHGQRFFYTQRLVWHGNYKYIFNGFDEDELYDLNRDPHELNNLTGDPAHAEVLKDMVKRMWRRVYRLGDYNMAHSDYGMFRFAPIGPDFEEHPFKLEGPVAQ, from the coding sequence GTGCTGATCACGGATCAACAGAAGGCAGATACGATTGAGGATGAGAGTCTTTGCTCGATGCCCCATTTGGCCAAGTTGCGGCAGAACGGCGCGCACTTCAAGCGAGCCTATACGTCCAATGCGATCTGCTCGCCGGCTCGGGCCAGTCTAATGACGGGACTTTATCCGAGCCGTCACGGTATGGTTGATTGCACGCATACCGTCGAGCCGTATCGCGCCGATTATAAAGAGGGTTTGCCCATGTGGTCACAGCAGCTGGCGGAACAAGGATATGTCGGAGGCTATTTTGGAAAATGGCATGTGGAACGTTCGGAACAGCCCATGAATTTCGGATTCGGCCGTTTCGTCGCTAACGGTTCCGCTCAGTACCGACAGTACCGCGAGGAGTTGGGATACCGCGGGAAGGTCTTCCTAGACAAGAAGATGGTGCGACACGAAGGTTATAAAGACCGTATTTTTTACGGCGTGCTGGATGAGCCGCAGGAGGCGTCCGAGCCGTATTTCCTCTACGACCAGGGAATCCGTTTCGTGAAGGAAATGGCGGAAGCGGAGCGGCCGTGGTTTACGGTCATCAGCACGCTTGAACCTCACGATCCGTTCGTCGTCTCGAAGGATTATTATGCGCTTTACGAGGGAAAGGAAATTCAGCTTCCCGAAAACTACCGAGACGACTTGAGCGGAAAACCCGGTTTGTACCGCCGATTAAGGTTGGTGTGGAACGATGTGTCGGACGAGGACGTGCGCAAGGCCACAGCCTGCTATTACGCTTCGTGTTCCCTGATCGACGATCAGATTGGCCGGATTGTCGAAACTTTGAAGGAAACCGGACAACTTGAAAACACGTATATCGTGTTTACGTCCGATCACGGGGAACTGCTAGGAGCCCACGGTTTATTTTTGAAGGGGGTCCCGGCCTACGAGGAGGTATATCGAATTCCGCTCGTCATTGCGGGACCGGATGTGAAGCCTGCGGTTTACGACGACGTCTTCGTCAGCATCGTGGATTTGGCGCCTACGCTTTGCGAATGGACGGGAAGCGCTCCATTGCCCGGGATCGACGGTCATTCGCTCGTTCCGATGCTGCGCGGAGAACCGATCGAGAGGGAGTCTTTCCCCTGGAACGAAGCGTATTCGGAATTTCATGGGCAGCGGTTCTTTTATACCCAGCGGCTGGTTTGGCACGGGAACTATAAGTACATTTTCAACGGTTTTGATGAAGATGAGCTGTATGACCTGAACCGAGATCCGCATGAGCTGAACAATTTAACTGGAGACCCCGCACATGCCGAGGTGCTGAAGGATATGGTCAAGCGGATGTGGAGAAGGGTGTACCGTCTGGGCGATTACAATATGGCGCATTCCGACTACGGCATGTTCCGATTCGCACCGATCGGTCCCGACTTCGAGGAGCACCCGTTCAAGCTGGAAGGACCGGTGGCGCAATAA
- a CDS encoding carbohydrate ABC transporter permease has product MIRQVPTYQTVIMNVAMGLFIIAWLLPFYFFITRAFGTEGLDNFKAVLGLPLFPRFYLNSAIIGVSVVAIKGVAVVFAAYAFSRMRFPGKEILFLITLTALMIPPAALLVPLFQLMLKLNWLNTYMSVIGPEVAMGLPLMVLLVRVAIDEIPKDLFEAAEIDGCGHLGKLRYVALPIIVPALATVTVLTFLHAWNQYLFPLVFMQDAEMYTVTLSLNYFKGEYGVDIGKIFAAMVLVCLPVIVVYLIAQKFLQKGLVSGAVK; this is encoded by the coding sequence ATGATTAGACAGGTGCCTACCTATCAGACTGTAATCATGAATGTTGCAATGGGCTTGTTTATTATCGCTTGGCTGCTTCCCTTTTATTTTTTCATAACCCGGGCTTTCGGTACGGAAGGGTTGGACAATTTCAAAGCAGTGCTAGGCTTGCCATTATTTCCAAGGTTTTATCTCAACAGCGCGATTATCGGCGTTTCCGTCGTCGCAATTAAAGGAGTCGCGGTCGTGTTCGCCGCATATGCTTTCTCCCGTATGCGTTTTCCAGGCAAAGAAATTCTCTTCTTGATTACCCTGACCGCGCTGATGATTCCTCCGGCGGCGTTGCTCGTGCCATTGTTTCAATTGATGTTGAAGCTGAATTGGTTAAATACGTATATGTCGGTCATCGGTCCGGAGGTGGCGATGGGTTTGCCGTTAATGGTGCTTCTTGTCCGGGTCGCTATCGATGAAATTCCGAAGGATCTATTCGAGGCCGCGGAAATCGACGGCTGCGGCCACCTTGGCAAACTCCGGTACGTAGCGCTGCCCATCATCGTTCCTGCGCTAGCGACCGTTACCGTGCTGACGTTCCTGCACGCATGGAACCAATATTTGTTCCCGCTCGTGTTTATGCAGGATGCGGAAATGTATACAGTTACGCTGTCTCTAAATTATTTCAAGGGCGAATACGGCGTTGATATCGGGAAAATTTTCGCAGCGATGGTGCTGGTTTGTCTCCCGGTCATCGTGGTGTATCTGATTGCGCAGAAATTTTTACAGAAAGGGCTCGTATCCGGGGCCGTCAAATAA
- a CDS encoding sulfatase-like hydrolase/transferase, with the protein MGKWHLNTVAEHSFAGPFDNWPLGRGFEHYYGLLGGATNQWNPELAEGNRRIPQPAREEDGYHITEDLTYKEIDYIREQKTAAPDKPFFCYLAYGAPHAPHHAPKERMG; encoded by the coding sequence TTGGGGAAATGGCATCTGAATACAGTCGCGGAGCATTCATTTGCCGGGCCGTTCGATAACTGGCCGCTCGGGCGGGGCTTCGAACATTATTACGGATTATTGGGCGGAGCGACGAACCAATGGAATCCGGAATTGGCCGAAGGCAACCGCCGGATTCCGCAGCCGGCTCGCGAAGAAGACGGATATCATATCACCGAAGACTTAACCTATAAGGAGATTGACTATATCCGCGAACAGAAAACAGCCGCTCCGGATAAGCCGTTCTTCTGCTATTTGGCGTACGGGGCGCCGCATGCGCCTCATCATGCGCCGAAGGAAAGGATGGGATAA
- a CDS encoding sulfatase-like hydrolase/transferase, with amino-acid sequence MRLLICFGWLFWVKAHFQGQIGKTVEESTPWWPDKPVVSGSPNVVLVLLDDLGFAQLGCYGSDISTPNIDALAQKGLRYNNFHTTAMCGPTRAALLTGRNHHSVGVRSVLSADAGFPNARGRVSKDTALISEMLLDNGYNTRSLWGNGI; translated from the coding sequence ATGAGACTATTGATTTGCTTCGGATGGCTGTTTTGGGTAAAAGCACATTTTCAAGGGCAAATCGGAAAAACCGTGGAAGAATCAACACCGTGGTGGCCGGATAAGCCCGTTGTCTCGGGTTCGCCGAATGTCGTACTCGTATTGCTCGATGATCTAGGATTTGCACAATTGGGATGCTATGGCTCAGATATCTCAACGCCGAACATCGATGCGCTTGCACAGAAGGGGTTGCGCTATAACAATTTCCATACCACGGCGATGTGTGGGCCTACCCGCGCAGCGCTTTTAACCGGGCGTAACCATCATTCGGTTGGTGTGCGAAGCGTATTGTCCGCCGACGCCGGCTTTCCCAATGCGCGGGGGCGCGTGAGTAAAGATACGGCTCTGATTAGCGAGATGTTGCTGGATAACGGCTACAACACACGTTCGCTTTGGGGAAATGGCATCTGA